A window of the Scandinavium goeteborgense genome harbors these coding sequences:
- the yghU gene encoding glutathione-dependent disulfide-bond oxidoreductase, with protein sequence MSDENYQPPKVWEWKQNNGGAFANINRPVSGPTHEKALPVGTHPLQLYSLGTPNGQKVTIMLEELLALGVSGAEYDAWMIRIGDGDQFSSGFVDVNPNSKIPALSDHSVNPPLRVFESGSILLYLAEKFGHFMPKDPAGRTEALNWLFWLQGAAPLLGGGFGHFYNYAPVKIEYAIDRYAMEAKRQLDVLDKQLARSRYVAGEEYTIADMAIWPWYGNVVLGAVYNAAEFLDAESYKNLLRWAQDVGNRPAVKRGRIVNRAQGPLNEQLHERHSASDFDTNTEDKRQG encoded by the coding sequence ATGTCTGACGAAAATTATCAACCTCCGAAAGTCTGGGAGTGGAAGCAAAACAACGGCGGCGCGTTCGCCAATATCAACCGTCCGGTTTCTGGCCCGACGCACGAGAAAGCCCTGCCGGTGGGCACGCACCCCTTGCAGCTTTATTCACTGGGCACGCCGAACGGGCAGAAAGTGACGATTATGCTCGAGGAGCTGTTGGCGCTCGGCGTAAGCGGCGCGGAGTACGATGCATGGATGATCCGCATTGGCGACGGCGATCAGTTCTCCAGCGGGTTTGTCGATGTGAACCCGAATTCAAAAATTCCGGCGCTGAGCGATCATTCCGTTAATCCGCCGCTGCGGGTGTTTGAATCGGGTTCGATCCTGCTGTATCTGGCGGAAAAATTCGGCCACTTCATGCCAAAAGATCCGGCAGGCCGAACCGAAGCACTGAACTGGCTGTTCTGGCTGCAAGGTGCGGCCCCGCTCCTCGGCGGTGGATTTGGTCACTTCTATAACTACGCCCCGGTCAAAATTGAGTACGCCATCGATCGCTATGCCATGGAAGCCAAACGTCAGCTCGACGTGCTGGATAAACAGCTGGCGCGCAGTCGCTATGTGGCGGGTGAAGAGTACACCATTGCCGATATGGCGATTTGGCCATGGTACGGCAACGTGGTGCTGGGCGCGGTGTACAACGCGGCGGAATTCCTCGACGCAGAAAGCTACAAAAACCTGCTGCGCTGGGCGCAGGACGTGGGCAATCGTCCGGCGGTGAAACGCGGGCGCATCGTCAACCGCGCGCAAGGCCCGCTGAACGAGCAGCTGCATGAGCGTCATTCGGCCAGCGATTTCGACACCAATACCGAAGATAAACGTCAGGGCTAA
- a CDS encoding methyl-accepting chemotaxis protein gives MHLLRNFTIRMVMLVILGIFGLLWSGVGLYSVYSLSKVVQGNAVDRELVNQMTLLSQGNDQYFRFVTRLSRAMETKTAGGNPDFAPAQQALDNMHGKLDALKAVSPGPMDPQVSAQTLANWQALLDDGVSRQMQLAAQGSAEEYRQQATNVTPALSRAFGASTEKFNLRANIALDNTRVVVDHLTSVTRTLIITAVIIGLLLLLFSDRYLVTMLVKPLSRVRQHFRLMAQGDLSQPMAGFGRNCVGQLVPLLNSMQDSLRDAVSTIRSGSDNIWRGATEISSGNNDLSSRTEEQASALEETAASMEQLTATVKLNADNAQQASQLAVVASQTAGKGGSLVNAVVDTMSGIADSSKKIAEITTVINSIAFQTNILALNAAVEAARAGEQGRGFAVVAGEVRNLASRSAGAAKEIEGLITDSVARIESGVRLVNDTGQTMDAILNAVQEVTTIMKQIASASAEQSKGISQVGVAISQMDSVTQQNASLVEQVSAAASALEQQTHALQRSVQQFRLSNSETAGHGLVTSEAI, from the coding sequence ATGCATTTGCTTCGTAACTTTACCATTCGGATGGTCATGCTGGTCATCCTCGGGATCTTTGGTTTGCTGTGGTCCGGCGTCGGACTTTACAGCGTCTATTCCTTATCGAAAGTCGTTCAGGGCAACGCGGTCGATCGCGAACTCGTCAACCAGATGACGCTGTTGAGCCAGGGCAACGATCAGTATTTTCGTTTTGTCACCCGCCTGAGTCGGGCAATGGAAACCAAAACCGCAGGCGGCAACCCGGATTTCGCTCCCGCGCAGCAGGCGCTGGATAATATGCACGGCAAGCTGGACGCGCTGAAAGCGGTGTCGCCCGGCCCGATGGACCCGCAGGTGTCAGCCCAGACGCTGGCGAATTGGCAGGCATTGCTCGATGACGGCGTGTCTCGCCAGATGCAGCTCGCAGCCCAGGGCTCGGCGGAGGAATATCGTCAGCAGGCCACCAACGTCACGCCCGCATTAAGCCGCGCGTTCGGGGCCAGCACCGAGAAATTTAATCTGCGCGCCAACATCGCCCTCGATAACACCCGCGTGGTGGTCGATCACCTGACGTCCGTCACCCGCACGCTGATTATCACGGCAGTCATTATCGGCCTGCTTTTACTGCTGTTCTCCGACCGCTATCTGGTGACCATGCTGGTCAAGCCGCTGTCCCGCGTACGTCAGCATTTCCGCCTGATGGCGCAGGGTGATCTCAGCCAGCCGATGGCCGGGTTTGGCCGCAACTGTGTCGGGCAACTGGTGCCGTTACTGAATAGCATGCAGGACAGTCTGCGCGACGCGGTTAGCACCATTCGCAGCGGCAGCGATAATATCTGGCGGGGTGCGACGGAGATCTCCTCCGGCAACAATGATCTTTCATCGCGCACCGAAGAGCAGGCGTCGGCACTTGAAGAAACCGCGGCGAGCATGGAACAGCTCACTGCCACCGTAAAACTCAATGCCGATAACGCGCAGCAGGCGAGCCAGCTGGCGGTGGTCGCCTCGCAAACCGCAGGCAAAGGCGGGTCGCTGGTCAACGCGGTAGTCGACACCATGTCCGGCATTGCCGACAGTTCGAAGAAAATCGCCGAAATTACCACCGTCATCAACAGCATCGCGTTCCAGACCAACATTCTGGCGCTGAATGCGGCGGTGGAAGCGGCGCGCGCGGGCGAGCAGGGGCGGGGTTTTGCAGTGGTCGCAGGCGAAGTGCGTAATCTGGCGAGCCGCAGCGCGGGTGCCGCAAAAGAAATTGAAGGGCTGATTACGGATTCCGTGGCGCGCATCGAAAGCGGCGTGCGGCTGGTGAATGACACCGGTCAGACGATGGACGCGATTCTCAACGCGGTGCAGGAAGTCACCACCATTATGAAGCAGATTGCCAGCGCGTCGGCGGAGCAGAGCAAAGGCATTTCGCAGGTGGGCGTGGCGATTTCGCAAATGGACAGCGTCACTCAGCAGAACGCCTCGCTGGTGGAGCAGGTGTCGGCGGCAGCGTCAGCGCTGGAACAGCAAACCCATGCGCTGCAACGTTCGGTGCAGCAGTTCCGCTTATCGAACTCAGAGACTGCGGGGCACGGCTTGGTGACGAGCGAGGCCATCTAA
- a CDS encoding ABC transporter substrate-binding protein encodes MRKLVFSAAMMSLALGLAGCDDAKNNDTVNAPAANQNAAPKDGGSLIIGITSGDPLAVNPIYASDRTTLTIMQALYAPLYSYNDGKIEWGLAESLTPSADNLSYTLKLKPNLKWQDGQPLTADDVVFTFNKLLDEKQHSFFRSMFMFGGKPVQVSKVDDLTVKFTLPQVSAAFVGTLVQIYPIPQHVFANESDLEKSSKNDAPVGSGPFKFKEYRAGQYYALTRFDEYWNGKAKLDSVTYRFAKDSNSANLALQNGEINMKMVDPQDVSRLKSTGKFDFVVYPEGRLAYMTFNQNVPVMKSKELRQAIAYAINKDDLVTTAFTSQDYAKPATSFLTPDTLYHSDDVEQYKYDLQKAKDLLKASGAPANLKLRLAYVNTNKTQESMSLYIQQQLKALGINVELMPLDANAMSQRSLDMKSTDWELNLGGYIMGAEPDGYKSLFMSNEAYNYAHYKNPQFDALWDKGSIETDAAKRGEIYKQIQQTVANDMTYYPIAYTNATVAVDKRFAGSKEAEPKPVYMFQDLSKIYQK; translated from the coding sequence ATGCGCAAGTTGGTTTTCTCCGCCGCGATGATGTCGCTGGCCTTAGGTCTCGCTGGATGCGACGACGCAAAAAATAATGACACCGTAAACGCGCCAGCCGCCAACCAGAATGCCGCCCCGAAAGACGGCGGATCGCTGATTATCGGCATTACCTCCGGCGATCCGCTGGCGGTGAACCCGATTTACGCCAGCGACCGCACCACGCTGACCATCATGCAGGCGCTGTACGCGCCACTCTACAGCTATAACGACGGAAAAATTGAGTGGGGTCTGGCGGAAAGCCTGACGCCTTCCGCTGATAATCTGAGTTACACCCTGAAGCTGAAGCCAAATCTGAAATGGCAGGACGGCCAGCCGCTGACCGCCGATGACGTGGTGTTCACCTTCAACAAGCTGCTGGACGAAAAGCAGCACAGCTTCTTCCGCAGCATGTTCATGTTCGGTGGCAAACCGGTGCAGGTCAGCAAAGTGGATGACCTGACGGTGAAATTCACGCTGCCGCAGGTTAGCGCCGCGTTTGTCGGCACCCTGGTACAGATTTACCCGATCCCGCAGCACGTGTTCGCCAATGAAAGCGACCTGGAGAAGAGCAGTAAAAACGATGCGCCGGTCGGGTCCGGGCCGTTCAAATTTAAGGAATACCGCGCGGGCCAGTATTACGCCCTGACGCGTTTTGACGAGTACTGGAACGGCAAAGCGAAGCTCGATTCCGTTACCTACCGTTTCGCCAAAGACAGTAACTCCGCCAACCTGGCGCTGCAAAACGGCGAGATCAACATGAAAATGGTCGATCCGCAGGATGTGTCGCGCCTGAAAAGCACCGGCAAATTCGACTTTGTGGTGTATCCGGAAGGGCGTCTGGCGTACATGACGTTCAACCAGAACGTGCCGGTGATGAAGAGCAAGGAGCTGCGTCAGGCGATTGCCTACGCCATCAACAAAGACGACCTGGTCACCACCGCGTTTACCTCTCAGGACTACGCCAAACCGGCAACCTCGTTCCTGACGCCGGACACGTTGTACCATTCTGACGACGTCGAACAGTACAAATATGACCTGCAAAAAGCCAAAGATTTGCTGAAAGCCTCCGGCGCGCCAGCCAATCTCAAACTGCGTCTGGCCTATGTGAACACCAACAAAACCCAGGAGAGCATGAGCCTCTATATCCAGCAGCAGCTGAAAGCGTTAGGCATTAACGTTGAGCTGATGCCGCTGGATGCTAACGCCATGTCACAGCGCAGCCTCGATATGAAGAGCACGGATTGGGAGCTGAACCTCGGGGGTTACATCATGGGCGCGGAGCCGGACGGCTATAAATCGCTGTTCATGAGCAACGAAGCCTATAACTACGCGCATTACAAAAATCCGCAATTCGATGCGCTGTGGGATAAAGGATCTATTGAGACCGATGCCGCCAAACGCGGTGAAATCTACAAGCAAATCCAGCAGACCGTTGCGAACGACATGACCTACTACCCGATTGCGTATACCAACGCCACCGTGGCCGTCGACAAGCGTTTTGCCGGCAGCAAAGAGGCCGAACCGAAGCCGGTGTATATGTTCCAGGATCTGTCGAAAATCTACCAAAAATAA
- a CDS encoding sensor domain-containing diguanylate cyclase translates to MSEIALKQQIQNLKKHNARLLRIARDAKSKLSAALDGTGLCLWQLDIPSGKLIIFNRRWGAMLGYQPKALNAHFDVWREHLHPEDRQQVLDAFYSHLEGRAPYYEALHRMQHKNGTVSWVLDRGRVSEWDDDGKPLKVTGTHIDMTKEKQYEEQLSLLANHDPLTGLANRHALLKHFAQMQRDDAMCVAFIDLDDFKAVNDRFGHRCGDELLIQLSRRLRDACPPGTVVGRLGGDEFVLLLPFSLNSLLIWSTAHNCLRATLTPFELVSGTASVGASIGINEVQPDDDFNEALLRADISMYQIKHTGKNGAAIGQTLISFSGEDLPLDGLARHQAVPRSL, encoded by the coding sequence ATGTCTGAAATCGCCCTGAAACAACAGATCCAGAATCTGAAGAAGCATAACGCCCGATTGCTACGCATTGCGCGTGACGCGAAAAGTAAGCTCAGTGCTGCGCTCGACGGCACCGGGCTCTGTTTATGGCAACTGGATATTCCCAGCGGGAAATTAATCATTTTCAACCGCCGCTGGGGCGCGATGCTTGGCTATCAGCCGAAAGCCCTGAACGCCCATTTCGACGTGTGGCGGGAACACCTGCATCCGGAAGACCGGCAGCAGGTTCTCGATGCGTTTTACAGTCATCTGGAAGGCAGAGCGCCCTATTACGAAGCCTTGCATCGGATGCAGCACAAAAATGGCACCGTCAGCTGGGTGTTAGATCGCGGGCGCGTGAGCGAGTGGGACGACGATGGCAAACCGTTGAAAGTCACCGGCACCCACATCGACATGACCAAAGAAAAGCAGTACGAGGAACAGCTTTCCCTGCTCGCCAATCACGACCCGCTGACCGGGCTCGCCAATCGCCATGCACTGTTAAAACACTTCGCGCAAATGCAGCGCGACGACGCCATGTGCGTGGCGTTTATCGATCTGGATGATTTTAAAGCGGTGAACGACCGGTTCGGCCATCGCTGCGGGGACGAGTTGCTCATTCAGCTTAGCAGGCGCCTGCGTGACGCCTGCCCGCCGGGCACCGTCGTTGGGCGGCTCGGAGGGGATGAGTTTGTGCTGCTGCTGCCGTTTTCGCTCAACAGCCTGCTTATCTGGAGCACCGCGCACAACTGTCTGCGCGCGACGTTGACGCCGTTCGAACTGGTCAGCGGCACCGCCTCGGTGGGCGCCTCAATTGGGATTAACGAAGTGCAGCCCGACGACGATTTCAACGAGGCACTGCTGCGGGCCGATATCTCGATGTATCAGATTAAACACACCGGAAAAAATGGCGCCGCCATCGGGCAGACGCTCATTTCATTCTCGGGCGAAGACTTACCGTTAGATGGCCTCGCTCGTCACCAAGCCGTGCCCCGCAGTCTCTGA
- a CDS encoding ABC transporter permease, which yields MSRRWQNVRHQLRRNRPAQFSLLVLFIFILAALAAGFSPYDPDQMSLGARLLPPDAAHWFGTDEYGRDYLTRALYGGQISLMVGFMVMLFSTLIGTVVGTVSGYFGGWIDNMMMRAVDILLAIPAFFLLLVLNAYLKPGVDNIIMIISLLTWMNMSRLIRAETLSVKEREYVLYARASGEHPLRIITRHIIPGVLPTIIVAATLNIASAILMESTLSFLGLGVQQPAASWGSMLNNAQSYIGEATWLAMFPGVLILLTVFSFNVLGDVFRTAFEPGANRDA from the coding sequence ATGAGCAGACGCTGGCAAAACGTACGTCACCAGCTGCGCCGCAATCGTCCGGCGCAGTTCTCCCTTTTGGTGCTCTTTATTTTCATTCTCGCGGCGTTGGCTGCGGGGTTCAGCCCTTACGATCCGGATCAGATGTCGCTCGGCGCACGACTGCTGCCGCCCGATGCCGCGCACTGGTTCGGCACCGACGAATACGGTCGCGACTACCTTACTCGCGCGCTGTACGGCGGCCAGATTTCGCTGATGGTCGGCTTTATGGTGATGCTGTTTTCCACCCTGATTGGCACCGTCGTCGGCACCGTGAGCGGCTATTTTGGCGGCTGGATAGACAACATGATGATGCGTGCCGTCGATATTCTATTGGCTATTCCGGCGTTCTTCCTGCTGCTGGTGCTCAACGCCTATCTCAAGCCCGGCGTGGACAACATCATCATGATTATCAGCCTGTTGACGTGGATGAACATGTCGCGCCTGATCCGCGCCGAAACGCTGTCGGTAAAAGAGCGTGAATACGTGCTCTACGCTCGCGCGTCCGGCGAGCATCCGCTGCGCATTATTACGCGACACATCATCCCCGGCGTGCTGCCGACCATTATCGTTGCCGCGACGCTCAATATTGCCTCGGCAATATTGATGGAATCCACCCTGAGCTTTTTGGGGCTCGGCGTGCAGCAGCCTGCGGCGTCGTGGGGCAGCATGCTCAACAACGCGCAGTCGTACATCGGGGAAGCCACCTGGCTGGCGATGTTCCCCGGCGTGCTTATCCTGCTGACGGTGTTCAGCTTTAACGTGTTGGGCGACGTGTTCCGTACCGCCTTCGAGCCGGGAGCCAATCGCGATGCATAA
- a CDS encoding ABC transporter permease, which produces MLTRRLLQLLPMLFFISLVAFLLVKLAPGDPVQAYITPRMAPEDIERIRHSLGLDKPLVTQYFLWLKNLFQGDLGYSLIYHRPVLEMIVERMPATLGLMGASLLLAIVLAVPLGLLAGAFKHRWLDHFLNLFAYIGISVPIFWFGILLITVFAVQLNWLPSMGMRTIGVEDNWLDVVRHGVLPCIALTFYNLSTYVRYVRSNTISQLSADYVQTQLAYGATYRTILFRHVMKNVLLPVITLFGLSFGEMVVGAYVTESVFSWPGMGLLGIQAISSLDYPLIMAIILLSSLMLIVGNLLADLLYRFADPRIRTQR; this is translated from the coding sequence ATGCTAACGCGTCGGCTGCTGCAACTGCTGCCGATGCTTTTCTTTATTTCGCTGGTCGCTTTTTTACTGGTGAAACTCGCGCCGGGCGATCCCGTGCAGGCGTACATCACGCCGCGCATGGCCCCGGAGGATATCGAGCGTATTCGCCACAGCCTCGGGCTGGATAAACCGCTGGTGACGCAGTACTTCCTGTGGCTGAAAAACCTGTTTCAGGGGGATTTGGGTTACTCGCTGATTTATCACCGTCCGGTGCTGGAGATGATCGTCGAACGGATGCCCGCCACGCTTGGCCTGATGGGCGCGTCGCTATTGCTGGCGATCGTGCTGGCGGTGCCGCTCGGCCTGCTGGCCGGGGCGTTTAAACATCGCTGGCTCGATCACTTCCTCAATCTGTTTGCCTATATCGGCATATCGGTGCCGATTTTCTGGTTCGGCATTCTGCTGATTACGGTGTTTGCGGTGCAGCTCAACTGGCTGCCGAGCATGGGGATGCGCACCATCGGCGTGGAAGATAACTGGCTCGACGTCGTGCGTCACGGCGTGCTGCCGTGTATCGCGCTGACCTTCTACAACTTGTCGACCTACGTGCGCTACGTGCGTTCCAACACCATCAGCCAGCTGTCGGCGGACTACGTGCAAACCCAGCTAGCGTACGGCGCAACGTATCGCACCATTCTGTTTCGTCACGTCATGAAAAACGTGCTGCTGCCGGTTATCACCCTGTTTGGCCTGTCGTTTGGCGAAATGGTGGTGGGCGCGTACGTCACCGAAAGCGTGTTCTCGTGGCCGGGTATGGGCCTGCTGGGCATTCAGGCGATCTCCTCGCTCGACTACCCGCTGATCATGGCGATCATTTTGCTGTCGTCGTTAATGCTGATCGTCGGCAACCTGCTGGCGGATCTACTGTATCGCTTCGCCGATCCCCGCATTCGTACCCAGAGGTAA